A window of the Hevea brasiliensis isolate MT/VB/25A 57/8 chromosome 6, ASM3005281v1, whole genome shotgun sequence genome harbors these coding sequences:
- the LOC110670700 gene encoding protein MODIFIED TRANSPORT TO THE VACUOLE 1 — MDSSRRAVESYWRSRMVDAATSDEDKVTPVYKLEEICELLRSSHVNIVKEISEFILKRLEHKSPIVKQKALRLIKYAAGKSGVEFRREMQRHSAAVRQLFHYRGQTDPLKGDALNKAVRDTAHEAISAIFSEENKPATTENLNKRIQGFGNTNFEMPSEDRKSFLSEVVGIGSASIKQGLSSFTQGHSLRKNDNGSYKSPNLRRSLTIENDHNDRYEPVQLRIETQGSFGVSKSTISGPWVQDSRVSNAETKNGGSSSSYTESKTREERLLETIVTSGGVRLQPTRDAIQVFLLEAAKLDALALSHALESKLQSPVWQVRMKAVCVLESILRKRDDEQFSIVASYFSENKDLVVRCTESPQSSLREKSIKVLSLLGGEQAGGLMGNSEKSVKAETMLFQMPDLIDTGDSNDFFETNDSTNEPIDQNTANLTTSTSHSIDDLFGDNYGDGGNSREQKTDDNPFADVSFHTSESREHVDDLFSGMTVDSKPGTNENHMTTNKNGAEPFDIFGSNSELTQEQGNHKMDVNDLMAGMSINENVSKMNQSGATSGLLPESVFTDSSNHSGYQLSNDALTSILSSQVTGMNANSIFPSGTMQQNIPPGFMLNPAFHTQHVNYGAMGNFLAHQQFLATMSNFQHLNNLNAQNLGVSHAVGTNGVGYSSALPDIFQSNYPNQAPSSLMNNSKKEETRAFDFISDHLAAARDPKRVA, encoded by the exons ATGGATTCTAGTAGGAGGGCGGTGGAGTCGTACTGGAGATCGAGGATGGTTGATGCGGCAACCTCCGACGAAGACAAGGTAACGCCTGTTTACAAATTGGAAGAGATTTGTGAGCTCTTGCGGTCTTCTCATGTCAATATCGTTAAAGAGATATCGGAATTTATCTTGAAGCGACTTGAACACAAGAGCCCTATTGTTAAACAAAAG GCTTTGAGGTTGATAAAATATGCTGCGGGAAAGTCTGGTGTGGAGTTCAGGAGGGAAATGCAAAGACATTCAGCTGCTGTACGTCAGTTATTTCATTACAGGGGTCAGACAGATCCTTTGAAGGGGGATGCCCTTAATAAGGCTGTAAGGGACACTGCTCATGAGGCTATCTCTGCTATTTTCTCAGAGGAGAATAAGCCAGCAACTACTGAAAATCTTAACAAACGGATACAAGGATTTGGGAATACAAATTTTGAAATGCCATCAGAAGATAGGAAATCGTTTCTTAGTGAGGTAGTTGGTATTGGAAGTGCATCTATTAAGCAGGGGCTTAGTAGCTTCACACAAGGCCATTCATTACGGAAGAATGACAATGGAAGCTACAAAAGTCCTAATCTTCGAAGATCATTGACCATAGAAAATGATCACAATGATAGATATGAACCAGTCCAGTTGCGCATTGAAACTCAGGGTAGTTTTGGAGTTTCGAAGAGTACAATTAGTGGACCTTGGGTCCAGGACAGCAGGGTCTCAAATGCAGAGACAAAAAATGGGGGCTCTAGTTCAAGTTATACAGAGAGTAAGACTCGTGAGGAGAGGTTGTTGGAGACTATTGTAACATCTGGTGGTGTACGTCTACAACCTACTCGTGATGCTATTCAGGTTTTTCTATTAGAGGCAGCAAAGTTGGATGCACTGGCCCTAAGTCACGCCCTTGAATCTAAGCTCCAGTCTCCTGTGTGGCAG GTTCGCATGAAAGCTGTGTGTGTGCTTGAGTCAATTCTGAGGAAAAGGGATGATGAGCAATTTTCAATTGTAGCTTCATACTTTAGTGAGAATAAAGATCTTGTGGTCAGATGTACTGAATCTCCCCAATCTTCTCTAAGGGAAAAATCTATCAAG GTATTGAGCCTTTTGGGTGGGGAACAGGCAGGTGGCTTGATGGGAAATTCGGAAAAGTCAGTTAAGGCTGAGACCATGTTATTTCAGATGCCTGACTTGATAGACACGGGAGATTCAAATGATTTCTTTGAAACAAATGATTCTACAAATGAGCCAATTGATCAGAACACAGCAAATCTGACAACATCCACAAGTCATtcaattgatgatctatttggaGATAATTATGGTGATGGTGGGAACTCCAGAGAACAAAAAACTGATGATAATCCCTTTGCAGATGTTTCATTCCACACTAGTGAGAGTAGAGAACATGTAGATGATCTCTTTTCTGGAATGACTGTTGACAGTAAACCAGGCACTAATGAGAATCATATGACAACAAATAAAAATGGAGCAGAGCCATTTGATATTTTTGGGTCAAATTCTGAACTGACACAGGAGCAAGGAAATCATAAAATGGATGTTAATGATTTAATGGCTGGTATGTCCATCAATGAAAATGTCTCAAAGATGAATCAATCAGGAGCTACTTCTGGGTTGCTCCCAGAAAGTGTCTTCACAGATTCAAGTAATCATTCTGGATATCAGCTCTCAAATGATGCTTTAACTAGCATACTTAGTTCGCAAGTTACTGGGATGAATGCAAATTCAATATTTCCTTCTGGTACTATGCAACAGAATATACCTCCTGGCTTTATGTTGAATCCTGCATTTCATACGCAGCATGTAAATTATGGTGCTATGGGGAATTTTCTTGCTCATCAGCAATTTCTGGCTACAATGTCCAACTTCCAACACTTGAATAACCTCAATGCACAGAATCTGGGAGTTAGTCATGCGGTTGGTACTAATGGAGTTGGATATTCTTCAGCGCTTCCTGAtattttccaatcaaattatcCAAATCAAGCTCCTAGTTCACTGATGAACAACTCAAAGAAAGAGGAAACCAGAGCATTTGATTTTATTTCG GACCATCTTGCAGCGGCACGTGATCCAAAGAGGGTGGCTTAA
- the LOC110670701 gene encoding uncharacterized protein LOC110670701: MDLSYSLVEVEKLHQLATEAGFELNFLSHFGAKILPCNNIEELEFWIGLAQRKLSAAFCREMVVKGIKNSNEKVQAGSLATLGFFAFLGRNTRLFLSRMNVKDLDEQHPIQAEKEIILSTVFTVGYDVFSGFAHFGHSTQQPLDAKSLEFLLQSQSLLTVCLEDYLAVYARTSEFRKIAEAGASDHSLSVGIKGTENFCVALEAQQKPVLQGCIKVKNQRGIKPGKAGNSAATEVITFAGAPSISNKSSPLHESLLRRYGVKLASKSSDVWMGTQLLFVDIMDGLELLLNQLRGHRLSRRERRKLKRTLTDIATLIPIAILMLFPAGLYPIYLQILS; the protein is encoded by the exons ATGGATCTTTCATACAGTCTTGTAGAAGTGGAGAAATTGCATCAGCTAGCAACTGAGGCTGGATTTGAACTCAACTTCCTATCCCATTTTGGAGCAAAGATTCTGCCTTGCAACAATATTGAAGAACTAGAGTTCTGGATTGGGCTGGCTCAGCGAAAACTCTCGGCAGCATTTTGCAGAGAAATGGTGGTTAAAGGCATAAAAAACTCCAATGAAAAG GTTCAGGCAGGGAGTTTGGCTACTCTTGGATTTTTTGCGTTTCTGGGAAGAAATACTAGATTATTCTTGTCAAGAATGAATGTTAAGGATCTGGATGAGCAG CATCCAATTCAAGCAGAGAAAGAGATTATCCTATCCACAGTATTTACTGTTGGTTATGATGTTTTCTCTGGCTTTGCTCACTTCGGCCATTCAACTCAACAGCCTTTAGATGCAAAATCACTAGAATTCTTGCTGCAAAG CCAGAGTTTGTTAACTGTTTGCCTTGAAGACTACCTGGCAGTTTATGCTAGAACTAG TGAATTCCGGAAGATTGCAGAAGCAGGTGCCTCTGATCACTCCCTGTCCGTAGGAATAAAGGGCACAGAAAATTTTTGTGTGGCATTGGAAGCACAACAGAAGCCAGTGCTACAGGGATGCATAAAAGTTAAAAATCAACGAGGAATTAAGCCGGGAAAG GCTGGCAACTCTGCTGCAACAGAAGTAATAACCTTTGCAGGGGCCCCCAGCATCTCCAACAAATCAAGTCCTCTGCATGAGAGTTTACTTCGGAGATACGGTGTCAAATTGGCATCTAAAAGCTCT GATGTATGGATGGGAACCCAATTGCTCTTTGTAGACATCATGGATGGTTTGGAACTACTATTAAATCAATTACGCGGCCATAGATTGTCAAGGAGGGAAAGAAGGAAGTTGAAGAGAACACTGACCGACATTGCTACGCTTATCCCAATTGCAATTTTAATGCTATTTCCTGCAGGACTCTATCCTATCTATTTGCAAATTCTGTCTTAA
- the LOC131180896 gene encoding uncharacterized protein LOC131180896, translated as MASSASAEETNGDNSAAVAKADNNEMEFSRVNCLLWVLHESAASFSLAVQSLELPGRNAALAMAWNGKDVHEWHKRISYQVAVFPLLKMAIEVEMLLSLDRHNNGSPVKEILTPKINLVGEYIESQLKMQHPDLVQWFRVVELPRIAVFSFPC; from the exons ATGGCCTCTTCTGCTTCTGCTGAAGAAACTAATGGTGACAATAGTGCTGCTGTGGCTAAAGCTGATAATAACGAAATGGAGTTCAGTCGTGTAAATTGTCTTTTATGGGTATTGCATGAATCTGCTGCAAGCTTTTCACTTGCAGTTCAGTCACTTGAACTGCCAGGAAGAAATGCAGCGCTTGCAATGGCTTGGAATGGGAAGGATGTCCATGAATGGCATAAACGCATTTCTTATCAA GTAGCTGTTTTTCCTTTGTTGAAAATGGCAATTGAAGTAGAGATGTTGCTTTCACTTGATCGTCACAACAATGGATCCCCAGTTAAAGAAAT CTTGACCCCAAAGATAAACTTGGTGGGTGAGTACATTGAAAGTCAGTTGAAAATGCAGCATCCAGACTTGGTACAATGGTTTAGAGTGGTGGAATTGCCTCGTATTGCAGTTTTTTCATTCCCTTGCTGA